The Deltaproteobacteria bacterium genome includes the window CCGGGTGACCCTGCCCTCGCCGTGGACCTCCGCGTAGTCCCGCACCCGGCGCAGCAGCCGGTTGGCGATGCGCGGCGTGCCGCGGGAGCGGCGCGCGATCTCCATGAAGCCGGCGTCGTCGCCGCCCACGCCCAGGAGCGCCGCCGAGCGGGCGAGCAACCGGGCCAGCACCTCCGGCTCGTAGAAGTCGAGACGGAACACCGCGCCGAAGCGGTTGCGCAACGCCGGGGTCAAGAGGCCGGAACGGGTGGTGGCGCCGACGAGGGTGAAGCGCTTGAGATCGAGCTTGATGGACTTGGCGCCGGGACCCTGACCGATCATCACGTCCACCTGGAAGTCTTCCATGGCCGGGTAGAGCACCTCCTCCACCACGTGGTTGAGGCGATGGATCTCGTCGATGAAGAGGATGTCGCCCGCGTCCAGGTTGGTGAGGAGCGCGGCGAGGTCGCCGGGGCGCTCGATCACCGGACCCGAGGTGGGGCGGATGTCCACCCCCATCTCGTGCGAGATGAGGTGCGCCAGGGAGGTCTTGCCGAGCCCGGGAGGGCCGTGGAACAGCAGGTGGTCGAGGACGTCACCGCGCCGCTTGGCCGCGGTGATGGCGACGGCGAGGTTGGCCTTGACCTTGTCCTGACCGACGTATTCGCTGAAGCGCCGCGGCCGCAGGCTCGAGTCGTAGACGACGTCCTCTTCCGTGCCCGTGGGCGAGATGGTCCTGTTTTCCATGAAGGCGTTTCAGCGCGCGGCCGGCCGGTACGTACGCTAAAGGCTGAGCTGGCGCAGGGCTTCCTTGAGCACGGTCTCCAGATCGGCGGTACCCTGGTCCAGCAACCGCCGCACCACCCGCTCCGCATCCGCGCGGCGGTAACCCAGGTTCACCAGCGCCGACACCGCGTCGCCGCGGACTCCCGGATCCACCGTGGCCGACTCCGGAGCGCTTTCCGGCAACCCCGCTACTTTATCACGCAGTTCCACGACCATGCGATCCGCCATGCGCTTGCCGATCCCGGGGATCGACACCAGGCGGGCGACGTCGCCGTCCCGCAGGGCGGCCAGCAGCTCACCCGCGGCCAGGCCCGACAGGATGTTGAGCGCCAGCCGCGGGCCGATGCCCGACACCCCGGTGAGCAGCGTGAACGCCTGCTTCTCCGCCGGATCGAAGAAGCCGAACAACTGGATGGCGTCTTCCCGGACGTGTGTGTAGACGAGCAGGCTCACCGGCTCTCCCACCTCCGGCAGCCGGTAGAACACGCTCAATGCCGTGTAGAGCTGGTAGCCGACGCCGCCGACGTCGACGATGACCTCGCCCGGCGCCTTGTGGTCCAGTGTGCCGCGAACCTTGGCGATCACATCCGACCCTCACCCCTTGCCGCCGGGCAGGGCCTCCACCGGCCACCGCAGTCCGCGCGAGCTTCTTCCCCTCCGACCCGTTGCGGCGGCACTGGTGCGGAACGCGCACAGATGGCCGTGGCATATGGCCGCCGCCAGCGCGTCGGCGGCATCCTCCTGCGGTTCGGCGGAGAGTTCCAGGAGCGCGGCGACCATCTGCTGTATCTGTGCCTTGCTCGCGTGCCCGTAGCCCGTCACCGCCTTCTTGACCTGCACCGAGTTGTACTCGGCCACCGGCACGCCGCCTTCCGCGGCGGCCAGCAGCGCCACGCCGCGCACCTGGCCGAGCTTCAACGCGCTCTGGACGTTGCGCGCGAGAAAGACCTTCTCCAGGCTGACGTGGGTGGGCTGGTGCTCCCGGACGACGCGGGTCAGCTCGGTGAAGATGCGTTGGAGGCGACGGTCCTGCGACAGGGTCGCGGCGGCTCGCACGGTCCCGTGGGCGACATGCCGGAGCCGGCTTCCGTCGACGCGGATGACGCCCCAGCCGGTCTTAATGGTTCCGGGGTCTATGCCCAGGATCGTTTCGATAGGACCTTCTCCGATCCCGCCGGCATCAACCGGCATTCTCGAGCATCTCGTCCGGTATGTCGAAGTTCGCCGCGACGCTCTGGACGTCGTCGTGGTCCTCGAGCTCCTCGGTGAGGCTGAGGGTGCGCTCCGCCTCCTTCTCACCGAGGGTCGTGGTGTTCTTGGGGATCATGGTGACTTCGGCCGAGATCACCGCGATCTTGGCGTTGTCGAGGCTTTCCCGGACCGCGTTGAAGTCCTCGGGCGCGGTGACGATCTCGTAGACGTTATCGCTCTCGGTGACGTCCTCGGCGCCGGCCTCGAGAGTCAGTCCGATCAGCTCTTCCTCGTCCACCGCGTCCTTGGACACGACGATGAGCCCCTTGCTGTCGAACATCCATGCGACGCAGCCGGTCTCGCCGAGGCTGCCGCCGTGCTTGTTGAAAAGGTGCCGGATGTCGGACACCGTGCGCTTGCGGTTGTCCGTCAGCACCTGCACGAGGAAGGCGGCGCCGCCCGGGCCGTAACCCTCGTAGCTGACCTCCTCGTAGGCCACCCCTTCGAGCTCGCCCGTGCCCTTCTTGATGGCGCGCTCGATGTTGTCGTTGGGCATGCTGTTGTCACGGGCGGTCTGCACGGCGGTGCGCAGGCGCGGGTTGGCCGCGATATCCCCACCACCCATGCGCGCCGCCGCCGTGATCTCCTTGATGAACTTGGTGAACAGCTTGCCCCGCTTGGCGTCCTTGGCCGCCTTCTTGTGCTTGATGGTGCTCCATTTGGAATGTCCGGACATGGCGCGACACTCTCCTCCAGCAGAGTCAGCCGGCACCCGACCGCCGGGTCGAGGTTGCCGGAATGCTTGCCGGCCCGTCGACCCCGAACGCGGGCAACGTGCCAGCGAATCAAAAAGTTACCACAACCGGCACCGGGCCGTAAACGAGCCGGACGAGCGCCCGCCCCCCGTGGAAGCCGTATGAAGGTGCGCCACTTTCATGAAACCGGCATTCCGGTATAATCGGAAAGCGATGGTTCCCACACTCCGTTGGCGCCCGCACGGCCGCGTTTGGCCCTGGGCCATCGCAACACTCGTGGCGCTTTCCGCGTGCGCGCCCTCGAAACCGGACCCCGCGAAGCACGATCCGTCGCCCGGCGTGTCGGTGTCGCCGGACACTCCCCGCGTCCCCACGCCTCCCGCGGTGGCGCTCTCGCAGGAAGGCATCGCCTCGTGGTACGGCCCCGGCTTCCACGGGAAGAAGACCACCAGCGGCACCGTCTACGACCAGCACGGCATGACCGCCGCGCACCAGACCCTGCCGCTGGGTTCCAGCGTGGAAGTCACCAATCTCACCAACGGCAAGTCCGTGACCGTGCTGATCAACGACCGCGGCCCGTTCGTGAAGAACCGGGTGATCGACCTCTCCTACGCCGCCGCCCGCGCGGTGGACATGATCCGGCCGGGAACGGCGCCGGTGCGCGTGGACGTCGTGGATACCGGCGGATACCCGCTGACGGCCATCCCCGAGCGTCTGGACTACACCTTGCAGGTCGGAGCGTTCTCGGACCTGGACAAGGCCCGTGAACTGAAGGCCCGCCTCGAGAGCCGGCACGACAGGCCGGTAGTGATAGAGTCCCATGAAGGCTACTATCGGGTCCGCCTCGGAACCTTCAGCGGCGAGGCCGCGGCACGGGAGTACGGCGCCCGCCTGTCTCAAGAAGGGTTGCCCGTGGTGCTCGTGGAGGTGTGGCCGCCGGCGGCGGGGTGGTGACGCCGATGATCGAAGCGGTGAAGACGCAGCGTCAGACCGCTTCCCCTGCCCTCGCAGAGCAATTCGTCCATCGGTAACCCCGTGGGGATGGTTGCAAATCAGGCACCATGGTGCCCGATTTACAAGGTTCAAGCGGAGGGAGAGCCTGTCAGGAGGTACCGGTCGCCTTCCCGATACACCCGCTCCTCGACCATGAGCTTCAAGAGGTGGGCCTCGACGGACGAGCGGGCCACGCGCATCAGGGCCTGGGGGTAGTCCACGTAGATGACCGCCACCAGTTCGGCGATGGAATGGCGGCCTTCACGGAGCCCCTGGAGGATCTGCTCCTCGCGCATCAGCCGGTGGTCGATGTACTCCCGGATCTTGGCCATGGGCTCGGTGACGAACGGGCCGTGCCCGGGAAGCAGCAGGCGGATGTCCAGCGAGAGGAGCTTCTCGAGGGACTCCATGTAGTGGACCATGTTCCCTTCGCCGGCCGGCACCACCGTGGTGCCCTTGCCGAGGATGTGGTCTCCGGAGAAGAGGATCTTCTTTTCGCGTTCGTAGAAGCAGCAATGCCCGGCCTCGTGTCCCGGCGTGAACACCACCTCCAACTCGCCACCGTCATAGGGGATGCGGTCGCCTTCGTCGTAGGTGAAGTCCTCGCCGCCCAGATGGCCCGCGCGCACCCGTGAAATTCCCACTTCGGCGCCCGTGCGCTCCTTGAGCGCCAGCGCGCCGCCGCAGTGGTCCATGTGGATGTGGGTCAGCAGGATGCGGGTGATGCGGCTCCCGCCCAGCGCCTCCATCTCGGCCAGCAGCCCGTCGATGTTCTCGTCCGAACCCAGGGCCACGTCGATGACCGTAATGTCCCGTTCGCCCAGGAGGTACTGGTTCGTCCCCCGAAGCGTCATGTAGCCGGGATTGGTGGCGGTGAGGCAGCGGATGTTGTCGGCGTTCTCTACCTTGGGCATGGGCTGGTGCGCTCCTCAGTTTGGGGCCATGACGGATACTGAACCCACGCCTGGACCCGATCCGATATCACGTGCTCGCCCCCCGCCCGGTTATACGCTGCCCAGGGCCTCGGCCAACTCCAGGGTCCGGCGCGCGCGCTCGATGATGGGCCGGTCTATGAGTTGGCCGCCGAAGGCCACCGAGCCGTCGCCGCGGGCGGCGGCCTCCTCGTAAGCCTCGATGACCTTGCGGGCGTAGTCGATCTCCTCGGGACCGGGGCTGAAGGCCGCGTTGATGGGCGCGATCTGGGCCGGATGGATGGATGACATGCCGGTGAAGCCCAGGCGCCGCGACTGCAGCGCGAACCGCGCCAAGCCGTCCGGATCCTGGAGATCCACCCAGACTCCGTCCACCGCCTGGACGTGAGCCGAAGCCGCGGCCACCACCATGGCCGAGCGCGCGTAGAGCAACTCCTGGGCCTCGCCTTCCCGCGAGGTGGGGAGCCCCAGTTCCCGACCGAAGTCCTCCGCGCCGAACATGAGCCCGACGACGCGCGGCGAGCAACCGGCTATAGCCGGCGCGGCAAGGAGTCCTCTGGGGCTCTCGATGGCTACCAGCATCTTCACCGTCGTGCCCGTGGACGCCTCGTGCTCCGCCACCAACGACTCCACGGTGGCGATCTCTTCGGGCGACTCCACCTTGGGCAGCACCAGCCCGTCCAACCCCGGGCGCAG containing:
- the ruvB gene encoding Holliday junction branch migration DNA helicase RuvB, which produces MENRTISPTGTEEDVVYDSSLRPRRFSEYVGQDKVKANLAVAITAAKRRGDVLDHLLFHGPPGLGKTSLAHLISHEMGVDIRPTSGPVIERPGDLAALLTNLDAGDILFIDEIHRLNHVVEEVLYPAMEDFQVDVMIGQGPGAKSIKLDLKRFTLVGATTRSGLLTPALRNRFGAVFRLDFYEPEVLARLLARSAALLGVGGDDAGFMEIARRSRGTPRIANRLLRRVRDYAEVHGEGRVTRPVACRALEMLEVDEQGCDKMDTLILATIIDKFDGGPVGLDTLAAAIGEERGTVEDAYEPYLIQAGFLERRPQGRVATPVAYRHLGRSQSASRVDREKRQKRLL
- the ruvA gene encoding Holliday junction branch migration protein RuvA, whose amino-acid sequence is MIAKVRGTLDHKAPGEVIVDVGGVGYQLYTALSVFYRLPEVGEPVSLLVYTHVREDAIQLFGFFDPAEKQAFTLLTGVSGIGPRLALNILSGLAAGELLAALRDGDVARLVSIPGIGKRMADRMVVELRDKVAGLPESAPESATVDPGVRGDAVSALVNLGYRRADAERVVRRLLDQGTADLETVLKEALRQLSL
- the ruvC gene encoding crossover junction endodeoxyribonuclease RuvC, which gives rise to MPVDAGGIGEGPIETILGIDPGTIKTGWGVIRVDGSRLRHVAHGTVRAAATLSQDRRLQRIFTELTRVVREHQPTHVSLEKVFLARNVQSALKLGQVRGVALLAAAEGGVPVAEYNSVQVKKAVTGYGHASKAQIQQMVAALLELSAEPQEDAADALAAAICHGHLCAFRTSAAATGRRGRSSRGLRWPVEALPGGKG
- a CDS encoding YebC/PmpR family DNA-binding transcriptional regulator yields the protein MSGHSKWSTIKHKKAAKDAKRGKLFTKFIKEITAAARMGGGDIAANPRLRTAVQTARDNSMPNDNIERAIKKGTGELEGVAYEEVSYEGYGPGGAAFLVQVLTDNRKRTVSDIRHLFNKHGGSLGETGCVAWMFDSKGLIVVSKDAVDEEELIGLTLEAGAEDVTESDNVYEIVTAPEDFNAVRESLDNAKIAVISAEVTMIPKNTTTLGEKEAERTLSLTEELEDHDDVQSVAANFDIPDEMLENAG
- a CDS encoding SPOR domain-containing protein, coding for MDTGGYPLTAIPERLDYTLQVGAFSDLDKARELKARLESRHDRPVVIESHEGYYRVRLGTFSGEAAAREYGARLSQEGLPVVLVEVWPPAAGW
- a CDS encoding MBL fold metallo-hydrolase; amino-acid sequence: MPKVENADNIRCLTATNPGYMTLRGTNQYLLGERDITVIDVALGSDENIDGLLAEMEALGGSRITRILLTHIHMDHCGGALALKERTGAEVGISRVRAGHLGGEDFTYDEGDRIPYDGGELEVVFTPGHEAGHCCFYEREKKILFSGDHILGKGTTVVPAGEGNMVHYMESLEKLLSLDIRLLLPGHGPFVTEPMAKIREYIDHRLMREEQILQGLREGRHSIAELVAVIYVDYPQALMRVARSSVEAHLLKLMVEERVYREGDRYLLTGSPSA
- a CDS encoding CoA ester lyase, translated to MDLQRSWMFVPGHRQRMIDKALGLDADALMLDIEDGVAPAEKDEARRLIGEALGRERSPGQPLRYVRINAIGHQRMEDDLAAVLRPGLDGLVLPKVESPEEIATVESLVAEHEASTGTTVKMLVAIESPRGLLAAPAIAGCSPRVVGLMFGAEDFGRELGLPTSREGEAQELLYARSAMVVAAASAHVQAVDGVWVDLQDPDGLARFALQSRRLGFTGMSSIHPAQIAPINAAFSPGPEEIDYARKVIEAYEEAAARGDGSVAFGGQLIDRPIIERARRTLELAEALGSV